The sequence TCACATTCCCCAACCCTAAATACAATTTGGATAACATGTATGATATAACCCACCCTACGATCAATCCCATCACAGAACCTACCAATCCAATCAACAATGCCTGTTGTATAAAGATGCTAACCACATCACTCCCCTGAAAACCCGTAGCTTTGAGTATAGCAATCTCCTTGATTTTCTCATAGATCACCATGTTCAGAATATTGTAGATCCCAAAGCCCGCCACCAGTAGAATGGTAAAGATGACAGCGTTGGCAATGATATCCCTGATCTTCTTACCTGCTAATGATTGCTCGTTATTTTGCTGCCAGGATTCGGAAGTGTATCCTGTTTGTTGCGCCATACTGTTGCCTATTTCAGTAGCCAGGGAATAGTTTTTTACATTCACATAAATATCAGTAATATAAGCTCTGTCTTTTTGCAGTAGTTGTTGTACTACCGGCAGACTCACATACGTTTTTGTTTCGTCCACGTTTTTGATAGTGGTTTTGAAAATGCCGGAAACCTGTAGCGTTTTAGCCAGGCCCGTACTGGTTGTGATCCTGACATAGTCCCCCATTTTCAGATTAAGCTTTTGAGACAGCCCTATCCCGATGATGATATTGTTGGGATTATCAGCAATAGATTGTGTTTTACCCGCGATCATATTGGACGTGATGTCGAACATTTTATCCTGCTCTGCGATGTTGACGCCAAAGATGGTCCCGTTTTCCTGTACATTTCCTTTGCTATAGATGATATTGGCAGTAACCTGTTTACTAAGAGCAATGACTTCTTTTCGCTTATTGAGTTCCGCCGCAACAACGTCCGGATTGATGATCCGATTATCCTGCGGTACCAGCTGAGGATTGGAAATCAGATTGATGGTATTATTGCCAAGGTAGCGGTTGAGCATATTGGTATTACTGATTTTGTTATCATTATACAACCTGATATGTGGCGTTGCACTCAGCATTGTTTTTTCTGAATAGTCATTAGTGCCTGTGATCAGAGAGTTCATAAAGATGAACATGCCAATTCCGAAAGTGACTCCTAAAGCAGCTACAAGCGTTGATTTTACTTTGCTTACCATATAAGTGTAAGCAATCCTGGTGTTGATGCCTGCATTCATGTTAATATGCTTTAATGAGTTTATCGTCTGCATTGATACCACCGAGAACTTCTACATAATCGGTAGACACGATGCCTGTTTTTAACTGGATAGTATCTGTTTGCTTACGATGTTTGATAAGCGCCCTGCCATCCGGGCTTACGCAGTTAGCAGGCACCAGCAGGGCTTTGTCTTTGTGAGCAACAATGATATTTGACTGTAATAAGGTACCATTCATCAAACCAGCTGGCAAGGTGTCAAAAGTTGCTTCTATGGTATAGGCTTGTGACTGCTCATCAAAGCTGGGATAGATCTTACTTACATGACCGGTGTAGGTTTTGCCTTTTTCAGTATTGAGTTCGGTCAGTACAGTTTGGCCCGGTTTGATTTTGGCAATGCTGCCTTCATCTATAGAAAGAGAGATGAGCATACCACCTGCATTGCCTAAAATAGCCAGTGCGTCACCTTTACGTACCAGGTCGCCTTTTCTTTTGAGGAGGGTATATACAGTATAGTTGCCGGGAGATTTGATGTTGTAATAGGAGGTGTTTGCCATGGCAGTTTCCTGGTCTTTGCGGGAATTGATAAGGGTTTGTTGCAAAGAGAGCTTAGTCGCAGCGATGTTTTGTTTGAGCTGTTCTACACTATGCATGGAGGATTGATAAGCCAGTTCAGCATTGTCATAATCTACCTTGGCAACGCTGCGGGTAGCGTATAATCTGGCATTACGGTCTCTTTGTGTGAGGTCATTTGCCAGTTTTTCAGTGGCTGTGTTTAGTTGTTGTTGCAGTTGTGCTAATACGGCAGAGTTGTCGGATGCGTTCTGGCGCGCAATAGCGAGGTTCTCTGTGGCGGATCTTTGAGCAATGGCAGCAGTTGTATTATCCTGTTTGAAGATGGTTTGTCCATTGGTGACGGTGTCACCTTCAATTACAGGTACGTCTGTAATATACCCATCATTGAGTGCGGTAAGGGTAAATTGGCCACCGGCTTCAATGTGACCGGGTGCAAATATGGCTTCGGTAATAGGAGCGTAGATAGGGGCGGCGGTGCCGCTGTTTTTTGATTTGCAGGAAGAAAGTAGTGTGATGCCTGCGAATGATATGATGAATATATGTTTCATGATGTAAATGTTTAAAGTCCTGAAAGGCGATAAGATTGAATAAAGTGATCGCTCAGCTAATATTATCATCCTGATCAGAAGGCGATAAGATTGAATAAAGTGATCATTCACCTAATAGATATTGACCGTCCTGATCTGAAGGCGATAAGATTGAATAAAATAATCGCTCAAACTTTGCAGGTATTCCTGCTGATTGGTAATCATATCTGAGTAATACCTCAGGCGATCATCAATAGAAATAGTACCCTCGTCCAGTAGCTGTGTAGCATGTGTATCATTATTACGGTACATAGCCAGGATCCCTTTTGCCTTTTCCAGATCTTTAAATGCGGTATTGTAAGAAATCAGAATGTTCTGATTGGTCAATTGTGACTGCAGTCCTGCAGATTGGTATTGCTGTTGTTTCAGCTCCATATCAATCTTTGCTTTTTGTACGTTGTAATGGCGGCTATTTCCGGAAAAGATCGGTACAGACAAGCGCAATCCCCAGTATTGACTCGGCAGGTCATTGCTATTACTGAACTGCATGAAGTGGTCAGTGGAGATCAACCTGTTGTACTGATATACTGCCGAAAGCGTGGGTACGTAAGCTGCTTTTGAAGATTGCCATTGTGCCTGGGATTTCAATAATTCCTCGTAGGCAATGGTGACATCCGGATCAGTACCAAATGGCTGCGGAATATAAGGAGTTGCATTTTGTTCAGATATATCGATGCTATCACCTGTATTCAGCAGTTGCTGGAGATTATTGAGTTGAAGCAGTTTGTTTTGAGTAGCAGTGAGGAGGTTTTTTGCCGCCTTTTCTTTGTTGATAGCTGCATTGTTCATAGTAACTTCACTCACAAATCCATCATTGTACTTTCGCAGTACGGAAGAAAATACGGTATCCATGGTGGCAGCGTTAGATAAGGATAATTTCTCAGCTTCATTTGCCAGCATGTAGGAGTAGTAGATATTGGCCAGCTGTTCATACAGATCGCGTTTGGTTTTTTGTATGTTGAGGTTGGCTATTTCCTTATCCAGTTTCGCGGTTTTGATGGCAAACCAGTTTTTGGTATTGATCAGGTCCAGCTGTACATTGGCGGCTGCATTGTAGTTGTAGCGCTTACCAAAGGTGGCTTCGTAAAAGGTGCCATCTGGTGCGGTCTGGTCAAATAAATGCGCTGGTATCAAAGTTGATTGTAATTTGATATTATCTGTATAATTGCCGTTGGCGCTGACTGTTGGAAGCAGGGCACCCTTTGCTTGTCTGACATTCAGGGTAGCTTCTTTGTCGCTGGCGTTGGCCGATGTAATCTGGATATTGTGTGCATCGGCATATTTCCAGATGTCCTGTACGGATGAGAAGCTGAGCTGTGCAGACACCGGTAGTGCACAAAAGCAGCAGAGTATACCGGTGAGAATCATTTTCATATGCGAGTTGTTATTTTATGCGTGTCCAAATTTTGGTCTGGCTCATAAAGCCTGCTTTGACCGTGATTTGCATGGTGTCATTTCCTTGTAAGGTGATGGTGCAGGGAAAGGTTTGGTTCCGTTTGGGAAGGAATACTTTACCGGTGTAGGTGCCATTGGAGTAGACGAGGTTTTGAAGGATTTCTTTTCCTTCAGAAGTGCCTGTGTATGCATTGCCATTTTTTACCAAAGTCAGTTCTTTGGATTTGTCGGCATTGGTCCATTTACCAAGGATGGTATCTGGGGTAAAGGATGTGGTGATTAGTAAAAGGAAAAAAGCCAGTGTTTTCATTTTGCTTTGTTTGATTTGATAAAGCAAAGCTGGCAAAATTAGATGGGGGAGGAGGGGGCTAACTTGGTAAAGCGGGCAGATAAGGGGGTAAAGCGGGCGGGCCTGATTATTCAGTGGATATGGGGAGATGCAACGGAAATTAAATTTCCGGGAAATGATGGTAAATGCAACTAACCCTCTCTTCTCAGTCAATATATTTATCCAGCAAAGGAACTAACCTTCCAGCCATTGCAAAAAATCCCCTGCTTTCGCCTTACTAATCACAATCTGTTCCTCTGTAGGCACTAATAACTTCACCACCAATTTCCTTGCAAAAAACCGCTCTGCATTCGCAATAGCCGCCTTATTAATAAGATACTGCCTATTCGCCCGATAAAAAATCGACGGATCTAATAACCGCTCCGTTTCATCCATAGTCGCTGTAATGAAGTATTTTTTATTTTGCAGGGTAATGATCTGTAAAATCGTATTATCCAAATAAATACAAGCAATATCCTTTACCTGTACAGGTATAATCTTTTCCTTTTCATTCACCAGCAGCGCTGTCTTATGTGCGGGTTTTATCATCTGCAACAATGATTGCAAATTATTCGGCAATGGCTCAGCAAACGACGCCTTCATACTCTCATATTTCTCCAATGCCTTTTCCAACTTCTCAATCGTAATAGGTTTGAGCAAATAACTCACTGCATTCGTCTCAAATGCATGCATAAGGTATTCATCAAATGCTGTACAAAAGATGACCGCACTGGTAATCTGCACCTGACTGTAAATCTCAAAACTCAACCCATCTGCCAGCTGGATATCAGAAAGGATCAGGTCAGGCTGGGCATTATGTGCAAACCATTCCTTCGCCTGCTCTACCGATTCTAATATCCCTACCACCTGAATCGTATCATCTATCTGCTGAATCATATTTTTCAGCTCTTTAGCCGCTCTTGGCTCATCTTCTATTATCAGTACATTCATGCTGCTAATGGTAATTTTACGGTGAAGTGACTGGCGGTCTTTTCTATGACAATCTCTTTATTAAACAATAACTGGTAGCGTAGACGGATATTATGTAATCCTGTCCCTGTTGAATAGCTTACGCTGTTCTTAGGTTGCAGGTTATTGCTCACCACCAGGTAATCGCCCTCTCTGAATAATTTTATGTTAAGTGGTTTATAACTGGTAGCCATATTATGCTTCACCGCATTCTCAATGAGCAGTTGCAGGCTTAGTGCCGGGATGCGCAATCCCTGATCAGCTTCTGCAA is a genomic window of Chitinophaga sp. LS1 containing:
- a CDS encoding LytTR family DNA-binding domain-containing protein produces the protein MNVLIIEDEPRAAKELKNMIQQIDDTIQVVGILESVEQAKEWFAHNAQPDLILSDIQLADGLSFEIYSQVQITSAVIFCTAFDEYLMHAFETNAVSYLLKPITIEKLEKALEKYESMKASFAEPLPNNLQSLLQMIKPAHKTALLVNEKEKIIPVQVKDIACIYLDNTILQIITLQNKKYFITATMDETERLLDPSIFYRANRQYLINKAAIANAERFFARKLVVKLLVPTEEQIVISKAKAGDFLQWLEG
- a CDS encoding TolC family protein, whose protein sequence is MKMILTGILCCFCALPVSAQLSFSSVQDIWKYADAHNIQITSANASDKEATLNVRQAKGALLPTVSANGNYTDNIKLQSTLIPAHLFDQTAPDGTFYEATFGKRYNYNAAANVQLDLINTKNWFAIKTAKLDKEIANLNIQKTKRDLYEQLANIYYSYMLANEAEKLSLSNAATMDTVFSSVLRKYNDGFVSEVTMNNAAINKEKAAKNLLTATQNKLLQLNNLQQLLNTGDSIDISEQNATPYIPQPFGTDPDVTIAYEELLKSQAQWQSSKAAYVPTLSAVYQYNRLISTDHFMQFSNSNDLPSQYWGLRLSVPIFSGNSRHYNVQKAKIDMELKQQQYQSAGLQSQLTNQNILISYNTAFKDLEKAKGILAMYRNNDTHATQLLDEGTISIDDRLRYYSDMITNQQEYLQSLSDYFIQSYRLQIRTVNIY
- a CDS encoding efflux RND transporter periplasmic adaptor subunit, with the translated sequence MKHIFIISFAGITLLSSCKSKNSGTAAPIYAPITEAIFAPGHIEAGGQFTLTALNDGYITDVPVIEGDTVTNGQTIFKQDNTTAAIAQRSATENLAIARQNASDNSAVLAQLQQQLNTATEKLANDLTQRDRNARLYATRSVAKVDYDNAELAYQSSMHSVEQLKQNIAATKLSLQQTLINSRKDQETAMANTSYYNIKSPGNYTVYTLLKRKGDLVRKGDALAILGNAGGMLISLSIDEGSIAKIKPGQTVLTELNTEKGKTYTGHVSKIYPSFDEQSQAYTIEATFDTLPAGLMNGTLLQSNIIVAHKDKALLVPANCVSPDGRALIKHRKQTDTIQLKTGIVSTDYVEVLGGINADDKLIKAY
- a CDS encoding ABC transporter permease, producing MNAGINTRIAYTYMVSKVKSTLVAALGVTFGIGMFIFMNSLITGTNDYSEKTMLSATPHIRLYNDNKISNTNMLNRYLGNNTINLISNPQLVPQDNRIINPDVVAAELNKRKEVIALSKQVTANIIYSKGNVQENGTIFGVNIAEQDKMFDITSNMIAGKTQSIADNPNNIIIGIGLSQKLNLKMGDYVRITTSTGLAKTLQVSGIFKTTIKNVDETKTYVSLPVVQQLLQKDRAYITDIYVNVKNYSLATEIGNSMAQQTGYTSESWQQNNEQSLAGKKIRDIIANAVIFTILLVAGFGIYNILNMVIYEKIKEIAILKATGFQGSDVVSIFIQQALLIGLVGSVMGLIVGWVISYMLSKLYLGLGNVTYLPMTFLPKHYIQGAIFGLLTSFFAGYIPARKASKVDPVSIIRS
- a CDS encoding DUF2147 domain-containing protein; the encoded protein is MKTLAFFLLLITTSFTPDTILGKWTNADKSKELTLVKNGNAYTGTSEGKEILQNLVYSNGTYTGKVFLPKRNQTFPCTITLQGNDTMQITVKAGFMSQTKIWTRIK